A stretch of the Streptomyces ortus genome encodes the following:
- the rpoB gene encoding DNA-directed RNA polymerase subunit beta: MAASRTASTANTNNGASTAPLRISFAKIKEPLEVPNLLALQTESFDWLLGNDAWKARVEAALDSGQDVPTKSGLEEIFEEISPIEDFSGSMSLTFRDHRFEPPKNSIDECKERDFTFAAPLFVTAEFTNNETGEIKSQTVFMGDFPLMTNKGTFVINGTERVVVSQLVRSPGVYFDSSIDKTSDKDIFSAKVIPSRGAWLEMEIDKRDMVGVRIDRKRKQSVTVLLKALGWTTEQILEEFGEYESMRATLEKDHTQGQDDALLDIYRKLRPGEPPTREAAQTLLENLYFNPKRYDLAKVGRYKVNKKLGGEAPLDAGILTVEDIISSIKYLVKLHAGETETVGNNGTSIVVETDDIDHFGNRRLRNVGELIQNQVRTGLARMERVVRERMTTQDVEAITPQTLINIRPVVASIKEFFGTSQLSQFMDQNNPLSGLTHKRRLSALGPGGLSRERAGFEVRDVHPSHYGRMCPIETPEGPNIGLIGSLASYGRVNAFGFVETPYRRVTDGVVTDEVDYLTADEEDRFVIAQANAVLNDDMRFNEARVLVRRRGGEVDYVPGDDVDYMDVSPRQMVSVATAMIPFLEHDDANRALMGANMMRQAVPLITAEAPLVGTGMEYRCAVDAGDVIKAEKSGVVQEVSADYVTVANDDGTYTTYRVAKFSRSNQGTSVNQKVVVNEGDRVIEHQVLADGPATQEGEMALGKNLLVAFMPWEGHNYEDAIILSQRLVQDDVLSSIHIEEHEVDARDTKLGPEEITRDIPNVSEEVLADLDERGIIRIGAEVVAGDILVGKVTPKGETELTPEERLLRAIFGEKAREVRDTSLKVPHGEIGKVIGVRVFDREEGDELPPGVNQLVRVYVAQKRKITDGDKLAGRHGNKGVISKILPIEDMPFLEDGTPVDIILNPLGVPSRMNPGQVLEIHLGWLASRGWDVSGLGEEWAQRLQAIEADKVEPGTNVATPVFDGAREDELAGLLQHTIPNRDGSRMVLPTGKAPLFDGRSGEPFPEPVSVGYMYILKLHHLVDDKLHARSTGPYSMITQQPLGGKAQFGGQRFGEMEVWALEAYGAAYALQELLTIKSDDVTGRVKVYEAIVKGENIPEPGIPESFKVLIKEMQSLCLNVEVLSSDGMSIEMRDTDEDVFRAAEELGIDLSRREPSSVEEV, encoded by the coding sequence TTGGCCGCCTCGCGCACTGCCTCGACCGCGAATACGAACAACGGCGCCAGCACCGCCCCGCTGCGCATCTCCTTTGCAAAGATCAAGGAGCCCCTTGAGGTTCCGAACCTTCTTGCGCTGCAAACCGAAAGCTTTGACTGGCTGCTCGGCAACGACGCGTGGAAGGCTCGTGTCGAGGCGGCTCTGGACAGTGGACAGGACGTCCCCACGAAGTCCGGTCTGGAGGAGATCTTCGAGGAGATCTCCCCGATCGAGGACTTCTCCGGGTCGATGTCCCTGACGTTCCGCGACCACCGCTTCGAGCCTCCCAAGAACTCGATCGACGAGTGCAAGGAGCGCGACTTCACGTTCGCCGCACCGCTCTTCGTCACCGCCGAGTTCACCAACAACGAGACCGGCGAGATCAAGTCCCAGACCGTCTTCATGGGTGATTTCCCGCTCATGACGAACAAGGGCACCTTCGTCATCAACGGCACCGAGCGTGTCGTGGTGTCGCAGCTGGTCCGTTCGCCGGGTGTCTACTTCGACTCCTCCATCGACAAGACGTCCGACAAGGACATCTTCTCCGCGAAGGTCATCCCGTCCCGGGGTGCCTGGCTGGAGATGGAGATCGACAAGCGCGACATGGTCGGTGTCCGCATCGACCGCAAGCGCAAGCAGTCCGTCACCGTCCTGCTCAAGGCTCTCGGTTGGACGACCGAGCAGATCCTTGAGGAGTTCGGCGAGTACGAATCCATGCGCGCCACCCTGGAGAAGGACCACACCCAGGGCCAGGACGACGCGCTGCTCGACATCTACCGCAAGCTGCGTCCGGGCGAGCCGCCGACCCGTGAGGCCGCGCAGACGCTGCTTGAGAACCTCTACTTCAACCCCAAGCGCTACGACCTCGCGAAGGTCGGCCGCTACAAGGTCAACAAGAAGCTGGGCGGCGAAGCGCCGCTCGACGCCGGGATCCTGACCGTCGAGGACATCATCTCGTCGATCAAGTACCTGGTGAAGCTGCACGCCGGTGAGACCGAGACCGTCGGGAACAACGGCACCTCGATCGTCGTCGAGACCGACGACATCGACCACTTCGGCAACCGCCGTCTGCGCAACGTGGGCGAGCTCATCCAGAACCAGGTCCGTACGGGTCTGGCGCGTATGGAGCGAGTCGTCCGCGAGCGCATGACGACCCAGGACGTCGAGGCGATCACGCCGCAGACCCTGATCAACATCCGGCCGGTCGTCGCCTCCATCAAGGAGTTCTTCGGCACCAGCCAGCTGTCGCAGTTCATGGACCAGAACAACCCGCTCTCGGGTCTCACCCACAAGCGCCGTCTGTCGGCTCTTGGTCCGGGTGGTCTCTCCCGCGAGCGGGCCGGCTTCGAGGTCCGTGACGTGCACCCCTCGCACTACGGCCGCATGTGTCCGATCGAGACCCCCGAAGGCCCGAACATCGGCCTGATCGGCTCGCTCGCCTCCTACGGCCGGGTCAACGCGTTCGGCTTCGTCGAGACGCCGTACCGCCGGGTCACCGACGGTGTCGTCACCGACGAGGTCGACTACCTGACCGCCGACGAGGAGGACCGCTTCGTCATCGCGCAGGCCAACGCCGTGCTCAACGACGACATGCGGTTCAACGAGGCCCGTGTCCTGGTCCGCCGCCGTGGCGGAGAGGTCGACTACGTCCCCGGTGACGACGTCGACTACATGGACGTCTCGCCGCGCCAGATGGTGTCCGTCGCGACCGCGATGATCCCCTTCCTGGAGCACGACGACGCCAACCGTGCCCTCATGGGCGCGAACATGATGCGCCAGGCCGTGCCGCTGATCACCGCCGAGGCCCCCCTCGTCGGTACGGGCATGGAGTACCGCTGCGCCGTCGACGCCGGTGACGTCATCAAGGCCGAGAAGTCGGGTGTGGTCCAGGAGGTCTCCGCGGACTACGTCACGGTGGCCAACGACGACGGCACCTACACCACCTACCGGGTGGCCAAGTTCTCCCGCTCCAACCAGGGGACCTCGGTCAACCAGAAGGTCGTCGTCAACGAGGGCGACCGGGTCATCGAGCACCAGGTGCTCGCCGACGGCCCGGCCACCCAGGAAGGCGAGATGGCGCTGGGCAAGAACCTGCTCGTCGCCTTCATGCCCTGGGAGGGTCACAACTACGAGGACGCGATCATCCTGTCGCAGCGCCTCGTACAGGACGACGTCCTCTCCTCGATCCACATCGAGGAGCACGAGGTCGACGCCCGTGACACCAAGCTCGGCCCCGAGGAGATCACCCGGGACATCCCGAACGTCTCCGAGGAGGTCCTCGCCGACCTCGACGAGCGCGGCATCATCCGTATCGGTGCCGAGGTCGTCGCCGGCGACATCCTGGTCGGCAAGGTCACGCCCAAGGGTGAGACCGAGCTGACCCCGGAGGAGCGCCTGCTCCGCGCGATCTTCGGCGAGAAGGCGCGCGAGGTGCGCGACACCTCGCTGAAGGTGCCGCACGGCGAGATCGGCAAGGTCATCGGCGTCCGCGTCTTCGACCGTGAAGAGGGCGACGAGCTGCCGCCGGGCGTGAACCAGCTGGTTCGTGTCTACGTGGCGCAGAAGCGCAAGATCACGGACGGCGACAAGCTCGCCGGCCGGCACGGCAACAAGGGTGTCATCTCCAAGATCCTTCCGATCGAGGACATGCCCTTCCTTGAGGACGGCACGCCGGTCGACATCATCCTCAACCCGCTGGGTGTCCCGTCCCGAATGAACCCGGGACAGGTCCTGGAGATCCACCTCGGCTGGCTCGCCAGCCGCGGCTGGGACGTCTCCGGGCTCGGCGAGGAGTGGGCGCAGCGCCTCCAGGCCATCGAGGCCGACAAGGTGGAGCCCGGTACCAACGTCGCCACCCCCGTCTTCGACGGTGCGCGTGAGGACGAGCTGGCCGGTCTGCTGCAGCACACGATCCCGAACCGCGACGGCTCCCGCATGGTGCTCCCGACCGGTAAGGCGCCGCTGTTCGACGGCCGCTCCGGCGAGCCGTTCCCGGAGCCGGTCTCGGTCGGCTACATGTACATCCTCAAGCTCCACCACCTGGTCGACGACAAGCTGCACGCCCGTTCGACCGGTCCGTACTCGATGATCACCCAGCAGCCGCTGGGTGGTAAGGCCCAGTTCGGTGGCCAGCGATTCGGCGAGATGGAGGTGTGGGCGCTGGAGGCTTACGGCGCCGCCTACGCCCTCCAGGAGCTGCTGACCATCAAGTCCGACGACGTGACCGGCCGCGTGAAGGTCTACGAGGCCATCGTCAAGGGCGAGAACATTCCTGAGCCCGGCATTCCCGAGTCCTTCAAGGTGCTCATCAAGGAAATGCAGTCGCTCTGCCTCAACGTGGAGGTGCTGTCCTCGGACGGCATGTCCATCGAGATGCGCGACACGGACGAGGACGTCTTCCGCGCCGCGGAGGAGCTCGGTATCGACCTGTCCCGGCGCGAGCCGAGCAGCGTCGAAGAGGTCTGA